A region of Ferruginibacter albus DNA encodes the following proteins:
- a CDS encoding ExbD/TolR family protein has translation MAEMDTSSGGGHKKGPGVKKSKKLSTRVDLTPMVDLGFLLITFFIFTTTLSQPTTMKLLMPKDDIQDKDLTKIKESGALTILLGKNDQVYYYEGMDPTKLQSSTFKKIRQVVLTKKANTPVDDLFITIKPGKESDYKNVVDILDEMTINDIKRYAIDNPNDVEELVVTRTEQANGIK, from the coding sequence ATGGCAGAAATGGATACGTCGTCCGGTGGTGGTCATAAGAAAGGCCCCGGCGTCAAAAAATCTAAAAAACTTTCTACTCGTGTGGATCTTACTCCAATGGTAGATCTTGGTTTTCTGCTTATAACCTTTTTCATCTTTACTACAACATTAAGTCAGCCTACTACTATGAAGCTGCTAATGCCGAAAGATGATATACAGGATAAGGATCTTACTAAAATTAAAGAAAGTGGTGCATTGACCATTTTATTAGGTAAGAACGACCAGGTTTATTATTATGAAGGAATGGATCCAACCAAATTGCAATCTTCTACATTTAAAAAAATAAGACAAGTAGTATTGACTAAAAAAGCCAATACGCCTGTAGATGACCTTTTCATTACCATTAAGCCCGGTAAAGAATCGGATTATAAAAATGTAGTGGACATATTGGATGAAATGACCATTAATGATATTAAGCGATATGCAATAGATAATCCGAATGATGTTGAAGAGCTTGTAGTAACAAGAACAGAACAGGCAAACGGAATTAAATAA
- a CDS encoding ExbD/TolR family protein: protein MGRAKVKRKGTSIDMTAMCDVAFLLLSFFILTAQFKPSEAVPIEIPSSVASKAASLNTDAFVVSINHEGKAFVELSDPGIRGKVFDEMEKLKGDQLPASLRTKFVNASMVPAPVGSLSQFLQMTPEQVKKTTLPGVPLDTLGGELKDWIAAGLAAYNGNVNNIHFIIKGDNLAKYPFISDVLTAFKKNEVFKYQLLTSPEAVPPGTELYKKSVQGIKQDD from the coding sequence ATGGGAAGAGCAAAAGTAAAACGTAAAGGAACGTCCATCGACATGACGGCGATGTGCGATGTTGCTTTTCTTTTATTGTCATTCTTTATATTAACGGCTCAGTTTAAACCATCAGAAGCAGTGCCTATTGAAATACCCAGCTCTGTAGCTTCAAAAGCAGCCTCACTAAATACAGATGCATTTGTGGTGTCTATCAATCATGAAGGAAAAGCATTTGTAGAATTGAGCGACCCGGGTATAAGAGGAAAGGTTTTTGATGAAATGGAAAAACTAAAAGGAGACCAGCTACCTGCCAGCTTAAGAACCAAGTTTGTTAACGCAAGCATGGTACCTGCACCCGTAGGAAGCTTATCACAATTTTTACAAATGACTCCTGAACAAGTTAAAAAAACAACTTTACCCGGCGTACCGTTAGATACGTTGGGAGGGGAGCTGAAAGATTGGATAGCTGCAGGGTTAGCGGCTTATAATGGGAATGTAAATAACATACATTTTATTATTAAAGGCGATAATTTGGCTAAGTATCCTTTTATAAGCGATGTGCTGACTGCGTTTAAAAAGAATGAAGTATTTAAATACCAGTTACTGACATCGCCCGAAGCGGTGCCACCAGGAACTGAGTTATATAAGAAAAGTGTTCAGGGAATTAAACAAGACGATTAG
- a CDS encoding MotA/TolQ/ExbB proton channel family protein — MAETKPTSTSVQVKKSGNYVSWVVPVVAIIAGYLIWRFLLGADKNFTNPDPNGGFWPDHKGPIGNFVKMYEGGILVPLLIAAFLIVITFSIERLLTILKAAGTSSNADFIRKVQYHLANKNVDAAISEADKQKGSVGNVMKAGLRKYKEMIGTDSLDAEQKVLAIQKEVEEATALELPMLEKNLVFLSTIASIATLFGLLGTVMGMIRAFGNLGESAGSEAAKGLSQGISEALYNTALGIGTSALAIVMYNIFTTKIDSITYAIDESGFTLTQSFASLYK; from the coding sequence ATGGCAGAGACTAAACCAACATCAACTTCGGTACAGGTAAAAAAATCCGGCAACTATGTTTCATGGGTAGTGCCAGTAGTGGCAATCATTGCAGGATATCTTATCTGGCGCTTTTTATTAGGAGCTGATAAAAACTTTACTAATCCTGATCCTAATGGCGGTTTTTGGCCTGACCATAAAGGTCCTATCGGAAACTTTGTAAAAATGTACGAAGGAGGGATCCTTGTTCCTCTTTTGATCGCAGCTTTCTTGATTGTAATTACTTTTTCAATTGAAAGATTGTTAACCATACTTAAAGCTGCCGGTACAAGTTCTAATGCAGATTTCATTCGTAAAGTACAATATCATTTGGCAAATAAAAATGTAGATGCTGCTATTTCAGAAGCTGACAAACAAAAAGGTTCTGTTGGTAATGTAATGAAAGCGGGTTTACGCAAGTATAAAGAAATGATCGGTACGGACAGTTTGGATGCTGAACAAAAAGTATTGGCTATTCAAAAAGAAGTAGAAGAAGCAACGGCATTGGAATTGCCAATGTTGGAAAAGAACCTGGTGTTCTTATCTACTATCGCTTCTATTGCAACCTTATTCGGACTGTTAGGAACGGTAATGGGTATGATTCGTGCCTTCGGTAACTTAGGTGAATCTGCTGGTAGCGAAGCTGCAAAAGGATTATCTCAAGGTATTTCTGAAGCGTTATATAATACAGCATTAGGTATCGGTACTTCTGCACTGGCTATTGTAATGTATAATATTTTCACTACCAAGATCGATTCTATTACTTATGCGATCGATGAATCAGGTTTTACATTAACTCAAAGTTTTGCATCGTTGTATAAATAA
- a CDS encoding ABC transporter permease, protein MKTVDSISLSFRTIKGNRLRTAITVIIMALGIMALIAIITAVDAVNNSLTESFSTMGANAFSIRYKERMIQFGGGKHGETKLVNKNSLKAKASSEGRVITYDQAKLFKQNYSFPAKVSIALSGPNNIVVNSDLKKTNPDVRVMGGDENYLALGGYTIATGRNFNQAEVENGENVCIIGEAVSEKLYDDPQKAIDKIINVANIHYRVIGVMQSRGSSAFFNADKIVITTYNNIRRIYGTGNQSYSIAIMVNDFKMMDVAVGEAIGAFRPIRKLDLTEDDNFYIDKSDSIASTLINSFGILRFATLIIAFITLIGAAIGLMNIMLVAVNERTKEIGLIKAIGGKSADVKAQFLWESILISLMGALFGIIAGVICGNLVAILVKTSFIIPWLWIIGGIAVCTLVGILAGLYPAYKAASLNPIEALRYE, encoded by the coding sequence ATGAAAACGGTCGATTCCATCTCTTTATCGTTTAGAACCATTAAGGGCAACCGCCTTCGCACAGCCATTACTGTTATTATTATGGCATTGGGTATAATGGCGCTGATCGCCATTATCACTGCTGTAGATGCAGTCAATAACAGCTTAACGGAAAGCTTTTCTACCATGGGTGCTAATGCCTTCAGCATCCGATATAAAGAACGCATGATACAATTCGGCGGCGGTAAACATGGAGAAACCAAATTGGTAAATAAGAACTCCTTAAAGGCAAAAGCATCCAGCGAGGGAAGAGTAATTACTTATGACCAGGCAAAATTATTTAAGCAGAATTATTCATTTCCTGCCAAGGTCAGCATTGCATTATCCGGTCCCAATAACATAGTGGTCAATAGCGATCTTAAAAAAACCAATCCGGATGTAAGAGTAATGGGAGGAGATGAAAACTATTTGGCATTAGGCGGTTACACTATTGCAACAGGCAGAAATTTTAATCAAGCGGAAGTGGAGAATGGAGAGAATGTATGTATCATAGGCGAGGCAGTGTCAGAAAAATTATATGATGACCCTCAAAAAGCGATTGATAAAATTATTAACGTAGCCAATATTCATTATCGGGTAATAGGTGTGATGCAAAGCCGTGGCTCCAGTGCCTTTTTTAATGCGGATAAAATTGTGATCACTACCTACAACAATATCCGGCGTATTTATGGAACCGGAAATCAATCATACAGCATAGCCATCATGGTAAATGATTTTAAAATGATGGATGTGGCAGTAGGGGAAGCTATCGGAGCGTTTCGCCCTATACGTAAATTAGACCTTACAGAAGATGATAATTTTTATATCGATAAAAGTGACAGCATCGCATCTACTTTAATTAATAGTTTTGGTATTTTGCGATTTGCCACTTTAATAATTGCTTTTATTACGTTGATAGGCGCTGCTATCGGTTTAATGAATATTATGTTGGTTGCAGTAAATGAACGTACCAAAGAGATCGGCTTGATAAAAGCGATCGGCGGAAAATCGGCTGACGTTAAAGCTCAGTTTTTGTGGGAGTCTATTTTGATCAGTTTGATGGGCGCTTTGTTTGGGATCATTGCGGGGGTTATCTGCGGAAACCTGGTTGCAATACTCGTAAAAACAAGCTTTATCATTCCCTGGCTTTGGATTATTGGCGGCATAGCGGTTTGTACATTGGTCGGGATTTTGGCAGGCTTGTATCCTGCTTATAAAGCAGCTTCGCTTAATCCCATTGAGGCGTTGCGATATGAGTAA
- a CDS encoding NADH-quinone oxidoreductase subunit N produces the protein MNAIIFTAVWGIVMMFGGVFIKSKSTPKYLAIIGLIFILLANYCEIYRGKPFFVIDVKDALHFNSFSLTFITIILACTLLYFLLSGRDIEKVGEHVSEYFSLIFFVLCGACIAATFNTLLMLFIGIEIISIPLYILTGSDKRNLKSNEAALKYFLMGAFSTGIMLMGIAFVYGGNADVASFNITNINLGAGKMPTLIAVGLVFLLIAMSFKASAAPFHFWTPDVYDGAPTVFTSFMATIVKVAVFMAFIRLFEGAFGKVQQQWQALIVIITAATLLIGNITAVFQQSVKRMLAYSSIAQAGFMLLALFALNQQAKEGLVLYAAAYSLASIGMFAILLKMNDYTIDGFNGLIKQQPVLAVTAGIFLLSLTGVPLTAGFVSKFYMLLSAAQSVHFHWLIILAVLCAAVSAYYYFKIIQAIFFKENTTAQQTWDVTPAFKILLIITAALIIVLGLYPDIITEALHY, from the coding sequence ATGAATGCGATTATATTTACTGCAGTATGGGGAATTGTAATGATGTTTGGTGGTGTATTCATCAAAAGTAAAAGCACACCTAAGTATTTAGCAATAATTGGCCTGATATTTATTTTGCTTGCCAATTACTGTGAAATATACAGAGGCAAACCCTTTTTTGTAATTGATGTAAAAGATGCATTGCATTTCAATAGTTTTAGTCTCACTTTTATAACGATTATTCTCGCCTGTACTTTATTGTATTTTTTATTGAGCGGAAGAGATATTGAGAAAGTAGGAGAACATGTATCAGAATATTTTTCATTAATATTTTTTGTGCTGTGCGGTGCTTGCATTGCAGCTACATTCAATACATTGTTGATGTTGTTCATCGGAATAGAGATAATTTCTATTCCTTTATATATACTAACGGGGAGTGACAAACGAAATCTAAAGAGCAACGAAGCTGCATTGAAATATTTTTTGATGGGGGCTTTTTCTACGGGCATTATGCTGATGGGTATTGCCTTTGTATATGGAGGTAATGCGGACGTAGCTTCTTTCAATATCACTAATATTAATTTGGGAGCCGGCAAAATGCCAACACTCATTGCGGTTGGTTTGGTGTTTTTATTAATTGCCATGTCATTCAAAGCGTCAGCCGCGCCTTTTCATTTTTGGACACCGGATGTATATGATGGTGCTCCTACGGTTTTTACTTCCTTTATGGCAACCATTGTAAAGGTTGCAGTGTTCATGGCCTTTATCCGTTTGTTTGAAGGTGCTTTTGGTAAAGTGCAACAACAATGGCAAGCACTTATCGTAATTATTACTGCAGCAACTTTATTAATAGGAAATATTACAGCTGTATTTCAGCAAAGCGTAAAACGAATGCTGGCTTATTCGAGTATTGCGCAGGCCGGGTTTATGCTGTTAGCTTTGTTTGCATTAAATCAACAGGCAAAAGAAGGATTGGTGTTATATGCAGCAGCGTACAGTTTAGCTTCTATTGGTATGTTCGCTATCTTACTTAAAATGAATGATTACACCATTGATGGGTTTAATGGATTGATCAAGCAGCAACCTGTATTAGCAGTTACTGCCGGAATATTTTTATTATCCCTTACAGGTGTTCCTTTAACTGCCGGTTTTGTAAGTAAGTTTTATATGTTGTTGTCAGCTGCCCAAAGCGTACACTTTCATTGGTTGATCATTTTGGCAGTGTTATGTGCAGCAGTGAGCGCTTATTATTATTTCAAGATCATACAAGCTATATTCTTTAAAGAAAATACAACAGCTCAACAAACATGGGATGTAACACCTGCGTTTAAAATATTATTGATCATTACAGCTGCATTAATTATTGTGTTAGGATTGTATCCTGATATTATTACAGAAGCATTGCATTATTAA
- a CDS encoding complex I subunit 4 family protein, whose amino-acid sequence MLGDSITFPHLLIFFPLIAGLITFFLKKDSIVKVWAFIASLITLFISAASLYHADNAAYNGLTFNYEWLRYLGTSFSVSLDGVGRILTFLTAISFPIIFGATYKNEYKNSNVFYGLMLLAQCGLMGVFLATDALLFYFFWELALIPVYFLCSRWGGEKRIQATFKFFIYTFAGSLLMLVGIIFVYLHTAPTSYAPHSFAMNAFYNASLNHSQQNILFWLFFIAFAIKMPIFPFHTWQPDTYEQSPTAVTMVLSGIMVKMGLFALIRWLLPVFPLAVAKFDHVAIVLSIIGILYASLIAIQQDDLKRLVAYSSIAHIGLMSAAIFATKAIGLEGVIIQMFNHGINIIGLWIVIDLTEKQLGVRKISQLGGIATKAPVLTIALVVIAFANIALPLTNAFIGEFMMFSGLFEYNKWYAAIAGISVILAAVYTLNMVQKVFYGETNALTATVKEVSLNEKIVLAILVVLIFAIGIHPQPIFDLSKDTVSLLTKLVTR is encoded by the coding sequence ATGCTCGGCGATAGTATAACATTTCCGCATTTATTGATCTTCTTTCCGCTAATAGCGGGATTGATTACTTTCTTTTTAAAGAAAGATTCAATAGTAAAAGTGTGGGCATTCATTGCTTCGCTGATTACATTGTTTATTTCAGCTGCAAGTTTATATCATGCTGATAATGCAGCATACAATGGACTTACTTTTAACTACGAATGGTTAAGATATCTTGGCACAAGCTTTTCTGTTAGTTTAGATGGTGTTGGAAGAATATTAACTTTTCTAACTGCTATTTCATTTCCTATAATATTTGGCGCTACTTATAAAAATGAATATAAAAACTCCAACGTATTTTATGGTTTAATGTTATTGGCTCAATGCGGGTTAATGGGAGTATTTTTAGCAACTGATGCATTATTGTTTTATTTCTTCTGGGAGTTGGCATTAATACCTGTTTATTTCTTGTGCAGTCGTTGGGGTGGTGAAAAAAGAATACAGGCTACATTCAAATTTTTCATTTACACATTTGCCGGTTCCTTATTAATGTTAGTAGGGATCATCTTTGTGTATTTACATACAGCACCTACAAGTTATGCGCCGCACAGTTTTGCAATGAACGCATTTTATAACGCAAGCCTGAATCATTCACAACAAAACATTTTATTCTGGTTGTTTTTTATTGCCTTCGCTATAAAGATGCCGATATTTCCTTTTCATACATGGCAACCGGACACATACGAGCAATCTCCAACAGCAGTTACAATGGTGTTAAGCGGTATCATGGTAAAGATGGGTTTGTTTGCACTGATACGTTGGCTATTGCCCGTGTTTCCTTTGGCCGTTGCTAAGTTTGATCACGTAGCAATTGTTCTTTCAATAATAGGAATTTTATACGCCAGCTTGATTGCTATTCAGCAAGATGACTTAAAACGCCTGGTAGCGTATTCATCTATTGCACATATCGGTTTAATGAGTGCTGCCATCTTTGCTACAAAAGCCATTGGACTTGAAGGCGTGATTATACAAATGTTCAATCATGGTATTAATATTATTGGTTTGTGGATAGTCATTGATTTGACTGAAAAGCAATTAGGTGTTCGCAAGATATCTCAGCTCGGAGGCATTGCCACTAAAGCACCGGTATTAACCATTGCATTAGTAGTTATAGCCTTTGCAAATATTGCCTTGCCGTTAACCAATGCATTCATAGGAGAATTCATGATGTTCAGCGGTTTATTTGAGTATAATAAATGGTATGCAGCAATCGCAGGCATTAGTGTAATATTAGCAGCTGTTTATACTTTGAACATGGTGCAAAAAGTATTTTATGGCGAAACCAATGCATTGACTGCAACGGTTAAAGAAGTTTCATTGAATGAAAAAATTGTATTAGCAATATTGGTTGTTTTAATATTTGCAATAGGAATTCATCCGCAACCGATATTTGATTTATCAAAAGACACGGTATCCTTATTAACAAAGTTGGTTACCCGTTGA
- the nuoL gene encoding NADH-quinone oxidoreductase subunit L — protein MNFIYLIPLLPLIGFLINGLFRKSLSKTLVGLIGSGVILASFIISLMAFFQVKAGNSAVVSLFEFINTSSLKIDFAFQVDQLSSIFLLIITGVGFLIHVYSTSYMHEEDDKDFAKYFAYLNLFVFSMLLLVLGANYVIMFIGWEGVGLCSYLLIGYWFKNVEYTNAAKKAFIMNRIGDLGFLLAVFWLLAKLGTADYHTVFANVSKLSPKEITGITLLLFVGATGKSAQIPLYTWLPDAMAGPTPVSALIHAATMVTAGVYMIARSNILYTMAPCTLHVVAIIGIATAILAATIALKQNDIKKVLAYSTVSQLGYMFLGLGVGAYTGAVFHVMTHAFFKALLFLGAGSVIHAMGGEQDMRNMGGLKKHMFFTHATFLAGCFAIAGMPPFSGFFSKDEILAAAYEQSPVLWVIGVIGALLTAFYMFRLYAMTFTGKFRGTHEQEHHLHESPAAITIPLIILAVLAIVGGLIGIPEVFMHGGHKLEEFLAPIFAQSKVLQAAHEHTPLSHATEYALMAVSVGGALIALIYAWTKFSKYEKTDKEEAGLGKVLANKWYIDELYDAIIVKPLQAIGKFLNNVVEKSGIDGIVNGVGKAVNYSSRQIRLLQSGQVGAYVLMMVIGMLVLFIVQLFCKNIF, from the coding sequence ATGAATTTTATTTATTTAATACCATTACTTCCGCTTATCGGCTTTTTAATTAACGGTCTTTTCAGAAAATCGTTAAGCAAAACATTAGTGGGATTAATTGGAAGCGGCGTTATACTGGCATCATTCATCATCAGCTTAATGGCTTTCTTCCAGGTAAAAGCCGGTAATTCTGCAGTAGTTTCTTTATTTGAATTCATCAATACATCTTCTTTAAAAATTGATTTCGCTTTCCAAGTTGACCAATTATCATCAATCTTTTTATTAATAATTACAGGTGTAGGTTTCTTGATTCATGTTTACTCTACATCTTATATGCACGAAGAAGATGACAAAGACTTTGCAAAATATTTCGCATACCTGAACCTGTTTGTTTTCTCTATGCTGTTATTGGTATTAGGGGCAAATTATGTGATCATGTTCATCGGTTGGGAAGGCGTAGGACTTTGCTCTTATTTATTGATCGGCTACTGGTTTAAAAATGTAGAATACACGAATGCGGCAAAAAAAGCATTCATCATGAATCGTATTGGCGATTTAGGATTTTTGTTGGCTGTATTTTGGTTGCTTGCAAAATTAGGAACAGCGGATTATCATACCGTATTTGCAAATGTTTCCAAACTATCTCCAAAAGAAATAACAGGCATCACCTTATTATTATTTGTAGGTGCTACGGGTAAAAGTGCGCAAATACCTTTATACACCTGGTTGCCCGATGCGATGGCCGGTCCAACACCTGTGAGTGCATTGATACATGCTGCAACGATGGTAACTGCAGGCGTTTACATGATTGCACGCAGCAACATTTTATATACAATGGCGCCATGCACATTACATGTGGTAGCTATCATAGGAATTGCAACAGCAATATTAGCGGCAACAATCGCATTGAAACAAAACGATATTAAAAAAGTGCTGGCATACTCCACCGTTAGCCAGTTAGGATATATGTTTTTAGGGTTAGGCGTTGGTGCTTATACCGGCGCTGTGTTTCATGTAATGACACACGCTTTCTTTAAAGCATTGCTATTCTTAGGGGCAGGTAGTGTAATACATGCAATGGGTGGTGAACAGGATATGCGTAATATGGGCGGATTAAAAAAACATATGTTTTTTACACACGCAACTTTTTTGGCGGGATGTTTTGCAATTGCAGGTATGCCGCCATTCTCCGGTTTCTTTTCTAAAGATGAAATATTAGCAGCAGCATATGAACAAAGTCCTGTGTTGTGGGTGATTGGAGTAATAGGTGCCTTGCTTACGGCATTTTATATGTTCCGCTTATATGCTATGACTTTCACTGGTAAATTCAGAGGGACGCATGAACAGGAACATCATTTACATGAAAGTCCGGCGGCTATCACAATACCATTGATCATTTTAGCAGTATTAGCAATAGTAGGTGGCTTAATAGGAATACCGGAAGTATTCATGCACGGCGGTCATAAATTAGAAGAATTTTTAGCGCCCATATTTGCACAATCAAAAGTATTGCAGGCTGCACACGAACACACACCATTATCTCATGCAACTGAATATGCATTGATGGCGGTTTCTGTTGGCGGTGCGTTGATAGCTTTAATATACGCATGGACTAAATTCAGTAAATACGAAAAAACAGATAAAGAAGAAGCTGGATTAGGTAAAGTGCTGGCAAACAAATGGTATATCGATGAATTATATGATGCTATTATAGTAAAACCTTTACAGGCAATTGGCAAATTCTTAAATAACGTAGTTGAGAAAAGCGGTATAGATGGAATTGTGAATGGCGTTGGTAAAGCAGTTAATTATAGCAGCCGCCAAATTCGTTTGCTGCAAAGCGGCCAAGTTGGTGCATATGTGCTAATGATGGTAATTGGCATGTTAGTTTTATTTATTGTTCAATTGTTTTGTAAAAATATTTTTTAA
- the nuoK gene encoding NADH-quinone oxidoreductase subunit NuoK, translating to MAISNYIFLASALFTIGVIGVLTRRNAIIIFMCVELMLNAANLLLVAFSQMHNAHLGKYFPTLASDAQVFVFFIMVVAAAEVSVGLAIIVMLYRNTHSVDVNFLNRLKN from the coding sequence ATGGCGATATCTAACTATATATTTTTAGCATCGGCTTTATTCACCATTGGTGTGATCGGCGTGTTAACACGTCGCAACGCCATTATTATTTTTATGTGCGTGGAGCTGATGTTGAATGCTGCAAACTTATTGTTGGTAGCGTTTTCGCAAATGCACAATGCACACTTGGGAAAATATTTTCCAACATTGGCAAGCGATGCGCAGGTATTTGTATTTTTTATAATGGTAGTAGCAGCGGCAGAAGTAAGTGTGGGCTTAGCCATTATCGTTATGTTGTATAGAAATACGCATAGTGTAGATGTGAACTTTTTGAACAGGCTAAAAAATTAA
- a CDS encoding NADH-quinone oxidoreductase subunit J family protein, translating to MNITQILFWLLSVLTLGGALLVVICKNPVHSILSLIVTFFAISGHYILLNAQFLAIVNIIVYAGAIMVLFLFVVMLMNLNAASEPQRNKYLLYGGTIAGGSLLIVLVAALKQSGDAMNPVQLKTGSIGLVGHLGKALFTDYVGPFEISSVLFLSAMVGAVIISKKEHQA from the coding sequence ATGAACATTACGCAAATATTGTTTTGGTTGTTAAGTGTATTGACATTGGGTGGCGCATTGCTGGTAGTAATATGTAAAAACCCGGTGCACAGTATTTTATCATTGATCGTAACTTTCTTCGCAATATCGGGGCATTATATTTTATTGAATGCACAATTTTTAGCTATTGTAAATATTATAGTATATGCAGGCGCCATCATGGTGCTGTTTTTATTTGTGGTAATGCTGATGAACTTAAACGCAGCATCAGAACCGCAACGAAATAAATATTTATTATACGGTGGTACTATTGCGGGAGGAAGTTTATTGATTGTATTGGTAGCAGCCTTAAAACAAAGCGGTGATGCAATGAACCCCGTACAATTAAAAACAGGAAGCATCGGTTTGGTAGGACATTTAGGTAAAGCATTATTTACCGATTATGTAGGGCCTTTTGAAATAAGCAGCGTACTATTTTTAAGCGCAATGGTCGGCGCTGTCATCATTTCAAAAAAAGAACATCAAGCGTAA
- the nuoI gene encoding NADH-quinone oxidoreductase subunit NuoI produces the protein MQALTNRAKQVDRKPMSFSERAYLPAILKGMAITFGHMFKKRPTVNYPEKTRPFSPVFRGLHILNRDEEGRENCTACGLCAVACPAEAITMEAAERKTGEENLYREEKYAAKYEINMLRCIFCGLCEEACPKDAIYLSETFAPANYQRKGFIYAKDDLLIPDPKTNPDEYAKAKGNRVKRENSK, from the coding sequence ATGCAGGCATTAACAAACAGAGCAAAACAGGTTGACCGTAAGCCGATGAGCTTTTCTGAAAGAGCTTATCTGCCTGCCATTTTAAAAGGCATGGCAATTACGTTTGGTCACATGTTTAAGAAAAGACCTACGGTTAATTATCCTGAAAAAACAAGACCTTTCAGCCCGGTATTCCGTGGGTTGCATATTTTAAATAGAGATGAAGAAGGTCGTGAAAACTGTACTGCTTGTGGGCTGTGCGCAGTAGCTTGCCCGGCAGAAGCGATAACAATGGAGGCTGCAGAAAGAAAAACAGGCGAAGAAAATTTATACAGAGAAGAAAAGTATGCAGCTAAATACGAGATAAATATGTTGCGCTGTATTTTTTGTGGTTTATGCGAAGAAGCTTGTCCGAAAGACGCTATTTATTTAAGTGAAACGTTTGCGCCGGCTAATTACCAACGCAAAGGATTTATTTATGCTAAAGACGATTTATTAATTCCTGATCCTAAAACTAACCCCGACGAGTATGCGAAAGCAAAAGGTAACAGGGTTAAAAGAGAAAACTCAAAGTAA
- the nuoH gene encoding NADH-quinone oxidoreductase subunit NuoH, translating to MFLLIDWIFLIEKLVLIIVVVSASLVIAMYSTWAERKVAAIMQDRRGPNRAGPFGLLQPLADGGKLFFKEEIIPNLSTGFLFVLGPCLAMLTATMTSAVIPWGNTIHLFGRDIQLQVADVNVGILYVFGVLSLGVYGIMIGGWASNNKFSLMSAMRAASQIISYELAMGISLIALLMITGTLSLKSIVNFQMDGIWNIVKQPLGFLIFLICAFAECNRTPFDLAEAENELNFGYHQEYSSMKLGFYLFAEYINMFISSVIMATLFFGGYDIPFVNDAHLMEKIGGNWMAALHVGCLFIKVVCFLFFFMWVRWTIPRFRYDQLMNLGWKTLIPLALFNMLVTGAVVLLHQNHWHF from the coding sequence ATGTTTTTACTAATAGACTGGATATTTTTAATTGAAAAGTTGGTGCTGATAATTGTAGTAGTATCGGCATCATTGGTGATTGCCATGTACAGCACATGGGCAGAACGTAAAGTGGCTGCCATCATGCAGGACAGAAGAGGTCCGAACCGTGCAGGTCCATTTGGTTTGTTGCAACCTTTAGCAGACGGCGGTAAATTATTTTTCAAAGAAGAAATTATTCCAAATCTTTCTACAGGATTTTTATTTGTATTAGGCCCTTGTTTGGCAATGTTGACGGCAACAATGACAAGCGCTGTAATTCCATGGGGAAACACCATTCATTTATTCGGGAGAGATATCCAATTGCAAGTTGCGGACGTAAACGTTGGGATATTATATGTATTCGGCGTATTGAGTTTAGGTGTTTATGGAATAATGATAGGAGGTTGGGCAAGCAATAACAAGTTTTCATTAATGAGCGCCATGAGAGCGGCTTCGCAGATCATTAGCTATGAATTAGCAATGGGAATTTCCTTGATTGCTTTATTGATGATAACGGGAACGCTTAGCCTGAAATCAATTGTGAATTTCCAGATGGATGGAATTTGGAATATTGTAAAGCAGCCATTAGGCTTTTTGATATTCTTGATTTGCGCATTTGCAGAATGTAATCGTACGCCGTTTGATTTAGCAGAAGCAGAAAATGAATTGAACTTCGGTTATCACCAGGAATATTCATCAATGAAGCTTGGCTTTTATTTATTTGCTGAATACATTAATATGTTTATCAGCAGCGTGATAATGGCTACGTTATTCTTTGGCGGTTATGATATTCCTTTTGTAAACGACGCTCATTTAATGGAAAAAATAGGAGGTAATTGGATGGCGGCTTTACACGTAGGCTGCTTGTTTATAAAAGTAGTTTGCTTTTTATTTTTCTTTATGTGGGTACGCTGGACAATTCCACGTTTTCGTTACGATCAACTAATGAATTTGGGATGGAAAACATTAATTCCATTAGCTTTATTCAATATGTTGGTGACGGGAGCAGTAGTGTTGTTACATCAAAATCACTGGCATTTTTGA